The Trichosurus vulpecula isolate mTriVul1 chromosome 3, mTriVul1.pri, whole genome shotgun sequence genome includes a window with the following:
- the SPINK7 gene encoding serine protease inhibitor Kazal-type 7: protein MKITGGFLLLFALAHLCLASRIPGQNLGKEDCNIYKKFPVSAIPCPVTYFPVCGSNYITYGNGCHLCTENLKTSGKVTYLHDGIC, encoded by the exons ATGAAGATCACTGGGGGCTTTCTACTGCTGTTTGCCCTGGCTCATCTCTGCCTAGCCTCCC gAATTCCTGGTCAGAATTTAGGGAAG gAGGACTGCAACATTTATAAGAAGTTCCCAGTGTCAGCTATTCCCTGCCCTGTTACATATTTCCCCGTGTGTGGTTCTAACTACATAACTTATGGCAATGGATGTCATCTGTGCACAGAGAACTT GAAAACAAGTGGAAAAGTGACTTATCTTCATGATGGAATATGCTAA